The Sulfurospirillum halorespirans DSM 13726 genome has a window encoding:
- a CDS encoding ferritin-like domain-containing protein, whose amino-acid sequence MKVAPPVHENKALEEALQRAFDDEVKAYETYSAVIEKFGAVTPFVNSIQAEQTHQEALIAVAAAHNVTLVRRVPENISIPNTLRECCELGVAAEIQNIQLYNELLLHVKDFAEVQDLFYRLQAASFNNHLPAFRNGVTSHATPHHTAEANPMAALEGMMGQWGEFSHMAQKIAKGEINQEEITKLLSTNFSFVAGALIGAVGASVLGGVIAPDDEKNEA is encoded by the coding sequence ATGAAAGTAGCCCCACCCGTGCACGAAAACAAAGCGCTAGAAGAGGCGTTGCAACGCGCGTTTGATGATGAAGTCAAAGCGTATGAGACGTACAGTGCGGTCATTGAAAAATTTGGCGCTGTTACACCTTTTGTCAACAGCATCCAAGCCGAACAGACCCACCAAGAAGCGCTCATCGCCGTTGCTGCAGCGCACAATGTCACGCTTGTTCGCAGGGTACCCGAAAACATTAGCATTCCTAACACCCTTCGCGAATGTTGCGAACTGGGCGTTGCTGCAGAGATTCAAAACATTCAGCTTTACAACGAACTTCTTTTACATGTAAAAGATTTTGCAGAGGTTCAAGACCTTTTTTACAGGCTTCAAGCCGCTTCCTTTAACAACCATTTACCCGCGTTTAGAAACGGTGTGACCTCACATGCTACGCCCCATCACACAGCAGAAGCCAATCCGATGGCAGCGCTGGAAGGCATGATGGGACAATGGGGTGAGTTCAGCCACATGGCGCAAAAAATCGCCAAAGGTGAGATCAATCAAGAGGAGATCACTAAGCTCTTAAGCACCAATTTTTCGTTTGTAGCAGGCGCCTTGATAGGCGCTGTGGGTGCAAGTGTGCTGGGCGGTGTCATCGCCCCTGATGATGAAAAAAACGAAGCGTAA
- a CDS encoding HMA2 domain-containing protein, with translation MNVTAEKLVELGGYFSIVHHIKGRIRLRVSPKIKEHKHHVGIEDIEALPARINGIKSIKINKMIGSLTVEYDHAIFPDHLWENLVKGEKLDEIITIIDQLAKEIV, from the coding sequence ATGAACGTTACAGCAGAAAAACTAGTTGAACTTGGAGGCTATTTTTCCATTGTTCATCACATCAAAGGGCGCATTCGTTTGCGCGTGAGTCCTAAGATTAAAGAGCATAAGCATCACGTCGGTATTGAAGACATCGAAGCATTGCCTGCTCGCATTAATGGCATTAAATCGATTAAGATTAACAAAATGATTGGCTCTTTAACCGTTGAGTATGACCACGCTATTTTTCCCGATCATTTGTGGGAAAATTTAGTCAAAGGCGAAAAACTTGATGAAATTATAACGATCATAGACCAACTCGCAAAGGAGATTGTCTGA
- a CDS encoding Fur family transcriptional regulator yields MSANLLEEQENFCSSSFEHFYTHFLKLTAKAGIRHSAKRELLLRALYECDAYMSAEQIHQQLYTKQCMRISLATIYKILAFFESLDMVSTVLSYPSKMKKYKLKRAVHHDHLVCLTCGAIIRFCDTAIEAEQNEILASHKFTGTHHTLTLYGVCERCHNAQNSH; encoded by the coding sequence TTGTCAGCGAACCTTTTAGAAGAGCAAGAGAATTTTTGCTCTTCTTCGTTTGAACACTTTTACACCCACTTTTTAAAACTGACTGCCAAAGCAGGGATTCGCCATTCCGCAAAACGCGAACTTCTTCTTCGAGCACTCTATGAGTGCGATGCTTACATGAGTGCTGAACAGATCCATCAGCAGCTTTACACGAAGCAGTGTATGCGGATTTCTCTTGCCACCATTTATAAAATTCTGGCGTTTTTTGAGAGCCTTGATATGGTCAGTACGGTGCTCAGTTACCCTTCAAAGATGAAAAAATACAAACTAAAACGCGCCGTGCATCATGACCACTTGGTCTGCCTCACCTGTGGCGCCATCATCCGTTTTTGCGATACCGCCATCGAAGCGGAACAAAACGAAATACTCGCCTCCCATAAATTTACAGGAACCCATCATACGCTGACATTGTATGGTGTCTGCGAAAGGTGCCACAATGCTCAAAATAGCCATTAA